CTATTTCCCAGAAACAAATGTTTTGGTTTCCATTAATAATGTAGTGGAGGAGAGTAATATGCCAGCATCTAAATATGTAAGAATAAAAATCAGAAAACATACTCCAGAGATATTTGAACGGGTTAAAAAAATTGAAGCATCATCTTAATTTTTTGTCATCAGATATAGTCCTGTCTCTTTCTGGTCAAAATACTTGTCAGCTACATAAAGCAATGCTGTTTCTTTTTCAGTAAAATGCCTGGGCAGCCTGTATAGTCTCATTTCAAAACTGGCTGTATTAGCAGTATTTATTTTGAATTCAATTGGCTGTGCATCCATTAATAGTCTGAAAAAAGCTGTTCCCTGCCAGGTATGGGAGGAAGCTCCGTTAGAAAAGCCAATACCGCGGACCGGATTCATAGCACTCCAGTTAAATTTCTCTCTGAAGAAATAATCCATATAAAACTTCTGATTTTTATCATTCCATTTATAGAAATTCACTATTTCGTCTTCCAGAATGATGCCCGGAGAAGTTTTAATGCTGTCTCTGTGTTTTACTGCAATGATATTTCCTTTCAGGTCTGTATTTAACCATTCCTCATAGGGAAGAGGAAGGTGACCGTCTTTACGGTGAGGCTTTTCAGTGGTTTCTATCCAAAACTGATGTTTAAGTGTATCATAATATACGAAGCCGTCTGTATTTTTCTTTGGCTTGTTTATCCGGTAGTATTCCTTTCTTTCATCGCTGGTTGCAAACCTATCACTAAACTGCAGGTAAAGCTTTTTGTCTGTTATTTTTTTGATGGTATACCCACCGGAACTCTTCAATTGAGATAATAAGCTATAGTTGTTATAGATTGACTTGTAGCCGATATAGCGGGAAAAGTAAGTCCAGGCTATTATCAGCACTATCGTAGTCAAAACAATATAAAAAATCCTCATTGACTTGAAATCTTTCATCAAATATAAGAAAACCTGTTAAGGACCGGCTTTTGCGATGCGTTATAAAGATATGATTGCATAGGCTATAATACAGTCCTGAGTTTAGTATTTTATTTTCTTAAAAGGACTTGCGAAACCAACTAGTTGCATATATATTTACAACTAATTGGTTTCTTATTTAAATTAAAATAATCATGAAAAGTAAAATTCTCTTCGTTTTATGCCTGCTCACCGGGCTGATGTTTATTAATGCAGGTCTGGATAAATTCCTGCACTACATGCCCATGCCAAAAGAAATGCCTGAGAAAATGGTAAAAGCATTTAAAGCATTTATGGAAATAGGCTGGTTAATGCCACTTGTGGGTACTATAGAAATCCTTGGTGGTTTGTTGCTGATCTTTGGAAAAACACGGGCGCTGGGTGCTATTGTTATCGTTCCTATCTTAACAGGTATTCTACTGGCCAACATTAGTATGGCTCCATCGGGATTGCCTATAGTTTTTATTCTGATCGCAGTTATTCTTTGGGTAATTATTGAGAATTGGGAAAAATATCTGCACTTAATCAGGAAATAATTTTAATGTTACGGAGCCTTAAGCTCATCTTATCACAACAATCAATGAGAAGAGATATATTTCAAGCTATATCAGATCCTACAAGAAGAGCTATTATCGCTCTGATTGCTATTCAAGCTATGACACCTAATACGATTGCTGAGCATTTTGATACCACACGCCAGGCAGTTTCGAAACATCTGAAAGTTTTAACTGAATGTGAACTGGTAAAACAGGAGCATCAGGGCCGCGAAATATATTATCAACTTGAAATTGACAAAATGAAAGAAATAGACAAGTGGTTAGAACAATTCCGCGAGATCTGGGAAACCCGCTATCAGCAGCTGGATGATCTTTTGCTAACTATTCAGGGATAAAAAAAATGAAACACAACTTACTAACCTTGAAAAAATAAAAAGCAGACAACAAAATTACTGTTACTACTACTGTAAATGCAGTTAAAGCTGTTTTTTAAAATGAAAAGCAGCTTTAACTCCTTTTTTATCCAGCCAGTTCCGTCGCGTTATATCCGAAATGTCTTTTGAAAGCAAAGGAAAAATGTGACAGATCCTCGAAACCCAGATCCAGGTAAATTTCATTGGATATTTTCTTCTCTTTTTCAATCAGAAAATGTGCTTCCTGCAGACGCCTTTGTACGAGCCACCGATTGGGTGTTTGTCTGAATATAGCTTTAAAATCTCTTTTAAATGCAGATAGGCTTCGTCCGGTAAGGTAAGCCAAACGTTCTAAGCTGACATTGAACTTGTAGTGCTTTTGCATATAGGCTTCCAGGTCAATTCTGCCAGGCTTTCCAAAATCAAAGAAAAGGTTTACCAGTTCCGGATATACATCCAGCAGGACTTGCAGGAACTTTTCTCTTATTTCATCAGTGCGTTGCAAGGTTGTTTCCTGACTTTCGTAAGCGGGCAGCTGTTCCTGTATGAAATTTATAACCGATGGTGAACTTTCCAACGGAATAAAAATATCAGAAACAAAATATTCTGATGAAGAAAGCGCATATTTCTTTTGATACTTTTTCAAGAACTCTTCATCCAATATGACTACTACTTTTTCAAAATCATTCTGATCTTTTTGCTTGTTGTATCTTGCCAACCGGTTCTTACGTACTATACAACATTCTCCAGGTCCTATTTTTGTATGTTTTGTACCATCATAACCATTCATTCTGCCCTTGAGCAAAAAGATGAAAATATGCTCCGGGACAAATTGCTCAGGTGAGATCTGCGGGCCAAGATAGCAGGACGTTATTTCTGTAATTTTCATCGGCACTAATTTACTCTTTCCCACCACTTTGTAAATACCTGTTGATCATCATTCAGATGTACGGTTTCGCCAATCATAGGTGTAGCCAAACGATAGGGTTTATGATTAGAAAACTCCGTTATTTTATTCAGTGGTTCATTCCAGGGATGATTAGCCAGTGTAAATTTAGAATGATGGACAGGAAGCATGTTCTTTGCCTTTAATTGCACGGTTGCACGGGCTACTTCTTCGGGTAACTCATGTACCGCCTGCCAGGCTTTATTATATTGCCCGCATTCCATAATTGCCCAGTCTATTACACCATATTTTCTGCCGATTTCTGCAAAACGATTATCGTAACCACCATCACCACTATAATATACTTTCATAGTTGGAGATTGGATTAAAAAGGATAACCACAATGCTTTACTCCTTGTAAATCCTCTGCCAGATTCATGATGTGTTGATTCTGTAAAGATGGTATAACCTTCAGCTACTTCTACTTTTTCATACCAGTCTTTTTCTATGATTTGTTCCGGGCTATAACCCCAATACTCAAAATGTGCACCTACACCTAAACCACATATGACCTGTTTTACTTTGTTTTTCAGTGCGATAGCCGTTTCATAATCCAGGTGATCATAATGGTCATGGGAGATCAGCATATAGTCTATTGCAGGCATATCGTCTGCTGTATAAATATCACTTCCTTTATATGCCTTAACTGAACCTGGAACAGGGGATGCTGATCCGCTGAATACCGGGTCTGCTAAAAATCTTTTTCCGTCAAGCTGCATATAAAAAGAAGAATGTCCAAACCAGACAATCAGATTACTGTCAATTGGTAAAGACTTTAAATCTGTTTTCAGCGAAGGCAAAGAATCAACAGGATTGCGGTTGGGAAATTTTGTAAAGATTGTTTTATATAATTCACCTGGTATGGAATATCCTTCGGTTAGTGTAGGTTTTTCAATCAGGTTCCGAAAGCCGCCGTCTTTATAGTGTGGTGATTTTTCAATTCTTGCTAATCGTTCTCCGGCAGGCAATTTCCCGAATTTGGCCTGACGCATATAAAAAAATGAAGTAACCGCGATCAATACGATCAGCATTAAAAGAATCTGCATTGTTCGTTTTAAAATTTTAAAGTTTTTCTTCATAGCCCTATCCTTTGGCCAGTAATTTAATATCGCTGATTTCCAGAACCTGTTTAGGGTAGCCTTTTTGTACGGCATTAATCATCGCCTGTCCCAGTTCATTAAGACTGATAATGCTTTTTGGTGCAAAAATTTTAATGATGTTTACAATGACAACATAAATCATT
This portion of the Pedobacter lusitanus genome encodes:
- a CDS encoding DoxX family membrane protein; the protein is MKSKILFVLCLLTGLMFINAGLDKFLHYMPMPKEMPEKMVKAFKAFMEIGWLMPLVGTIEILGGLLLIFGKTRALGAIVIVPILTGILLANISMAPSGLPIVFILIAVILWVIIENWEKYLHLIRK
- a CDS encoding MBL fold metallo-hydrolase, whose amino-acid sequence is MQILLMLIVLIAVTSFFYMRQAKFGKLPAGERLARIEKSPHYKDGGFRNLIEKPTLTEGYSIPGELYKTIFTKFPNRNPVDSLPSLKTDLKSLPIDSNLIVWFGHSSFYMQLDGKRFLADPVFSGSASPVPGSVKAYKGSDIYTADDMPAIDYMLISHDHYDHLDYETAIALKNKVKQVICGLGVGAHFEYWGYSPEQIIEKDWYEKVEVAEGYTIFTESTHHESGRGFTRSKALWLSFLIQSPTMKVYYSGDGGYDNRFAEIGRKYGVIDWAIMECGQYNKAWQAVHELPEEVARATVQLKAKNMLPVHHSKFTLANHPWNEPLNKITEFSNHKPYRLATPMIGETVHLNDDQQVFTKWWERVN
- a CDS encoding ArsR/SmtB family transcription factor; this translates as MRRDIFQAISDPTRRAIIALIAIQAMTPNTIAEHFDTTRQAVSKHLKVLTECELVKQEHQGREIYYQLEIDKMKEIDKWLEQFREIWETRYQQLDDLLLTIQG
- a CDS encoding helix-turn-helix domain-containing protein, with protein sequence MKITEITSCYLGPQISPEQFVPEHIFIFLLKGRMNGYDGTKHTKIGPGECCIVRKNRLARYNKQKDQNDFEKVVVILDEEFLKKYQKKYALSSSEYFVSDIFIPLESSPSVINFIQEQLPAYESQETTLQRTDEIREKFLQVLLDVYPELVNLFFDFGKPGRIDLEAYMQKHYKFNVSLERLAYLTGRSLSAFKRDFKAIFRQTPNRWLVQRRLQEAHFLIEKEKKISNEIYLDLGFEDLSHFSFAFKRHFGYNATELAG